In one Gracilinanus agilis isolate LMUSP501 chromosome 6, AgileGrace, whole genome shotgun sequence genomic region, the following are encoded:
- the LOC123252935 gene encoding ferritin heavy chain-like yields MTTSSPSQVRQNYHQDSEAAINRQINLELYASYVYLSMSYYFDRDDVALKNFTKYFLHQSHEEREHAEKLMKLQNQRGGRIFLQDIKKPDRDDWESGLNAMECALHLEKNVNQSLLELHKLATDKNDPHLCDFIETHYLDEQVKSIKQLGDHVTNLRKMGAPDSGMAEYLFDKHTLGDSDNES; encoded by the coding sequence ATGACGACCTCGTCCCCCTCCCAGGTGCGACAGAACTACCACCAGGACTCGGAGGCCGCCATCAACCGGCAGATCAACCTGGAGCTCTACGCCTCCTATGTCTACCTGTCCATGTCTTATTACTTCGACCGGGACGACGTGGCGCTGAAGAACTTCACCAAGTATTTCCTGCACCAATCCCACGAGGAGAGAGAGCACGCTGAGAAGCTGATGAAACTGCAGAACCAGCGAGGCGGCCGCATCTTCCTTCAGGACATCAAGAAACCGGACCGCGACGACTGGGAGAGCGGGCTGAATGCCATGGAGTGTGCGCTGCACTTGGAAAAAAATGTCAATCAGTCGTTACTGGAATTGCACAAGCTGGCAACTGACAAAAATGACCCCCATTTATGTGATTTCATCGAAACCCACTACCTGGACGAGCAGGTAAAGTCCATCAAACAGCTGGGTGATCACGTGACCAACCTGCGCAAAATGGGGGCCCCCGATTCTGGCATGGCGGAATATCTTTTTGACAAGCACACCCTTGGAGACAGTGACAACGAGAGCTGA